A genomic window from Bradyrhizobium lupini includes:
- a CDS encoding ABC transporter ATP-binding protein yields MSYFRAENLSLHFGGLKAVDAVSFAVEKGEILSIIGPNGAGKSSIFNLISRIYRPTSGRIFFEDQDITEQPPHDIARLGIARTFQNIELFENATVLSNLLVGRHRHSTTQLWQELLFLPGVRADEKVHRRRVEQVIEFLDLEPYRDKLISGLPYGVRKVIELARALCSEPKLILLDEPSSGLNVEETDDMSFWIRDLKSELGVTVLMVEHDMSLVNRVSDRVIALNYGRVLAMGSPAEVQQHPDVVAAYLGA; encoded by the coding sequence ATGAGCTATTTTCGCGCCGAGAACTTGTCCCTGCATTTCGGTGGGCTGAAGGCCGTCGATGCGGTGTCGTTCGCGGTCGAGAAGGGCGAGATCCTCTCGATCATCGGGCCCAACGGTGCCGGCAAGAGCTCGATTTTCAACCTGATTTCGCGGATCTACCGCCCGACCTCGGGTCGCATCTTCTTCGAGGACCAGGACATCACGGAGCAGCCGCCCCACGACATCGCAAGGCTCGGCATCGCCCGCACGTTCCAGAACATCGAACTGTTCGAGAATGCGACGGTGTTGTCGAACCTGTTGGTCGGCCGCCACCGGCATTCGACCACGCAGCTTTGGCAGGAGCTGTTGTTCCTGCCGGGCGTGCGCGCCGACGAGAAGGTGCATCGCCGCAGGGTCGAACAGGTCATCGAATTCCTCGATCTCGAGCCCTACCGCGACAAGCTGATCTCGGGTCTGCCTTACGGCGTGCGCAAGGTGATCGAGCTGGCGCGCGCGCTGTGCTCGGAGCCGAAGCTGATCCTGCTCGACGAGCCGTCCTCCGGCCTCAACGTGGAGGAGACCGACGACATGTCGTTCTGGATCCGCGACCTGAAGAGCGAGCTCGGCGTCACCGTGCTCATGGTCGAGCACGACATGTCGCTGGTCAACCGCGTCTCCGACCGCGTCATCGCCCTGAACTACGGCCGGGTGCTGGCGATGGGCTCGCCCGCCGAAGTGCAACAGCACCCCGATGTCGTTGCCGCCTATCTGGGAGCCTGA
- a CDS encoding ABC transporter ATP-binding protein: protein MDAVVTPDIILKLSNIESYYGPIMAIRGISLEVPRGRIVTLLGANGAGKTTVLKTISGILDPQKGAIEFMGKSIQRMEADRIVRLGLSHVPEGREVFPFLSVRENLMMGAYPRKDRNGVADDLERVYGYFPRLKERINQPAGQLSGGEQQMLAIGRALMNRPTLLLLDEPSLGLSPILVKEIFAIIRRVNEEQGMSILLVEQNAKVALETAHYGYVLETGRIVMNDSCDRLMHSKDIQEFYLGAKEAGARGERRWKKKKTWR from the coding sequence ATGGATGCCGTGGTAACACCAGACATCATCCTGAAACTCTCCAACATCGAGAGCTATTACGGGCCGATCATGGCGATCCGCGGCATCTCGCTCGAAGTGCCGCGCGGCCGCATCGTCACGCTGCTGGGCGCCAACGGCGCCGGCAAGACGACGGTGCTGAAGACGATCTCGGGCATTCTCGATCCGCAGAAGGGCGCCATCGAGTTCATGGGCAAGTCGATTCAACGCATGGAGGCGGACAGGATCGTGCGGCTGGGCCTCAGCCACGTGCCGGAGGGACGCGAGGTGTTCCCGTTCCTCTCCGTGCGCGAGAACCTGATGATGGGGGCCTATCCGCGCAAGGATCGTAACGGCGTTGCGGACGATCTGGAGCGCGTCTACGGCTATTTCCCGCGGCTGAAGGAGCGCATCAACCAGCCGGCCGGACAGCTCTCCGGCGGCGAGCAGCAGATGCTCGCGATCGGCCGCGCGCTGATGAACCGGCCGACTCTGTTGCTGCTCGACGAGCCCTCGCTCGGGCTGTCGCCGATCCTGGTGAAGGAAATCTTCGCGATCATCCGGCGCGTCAATGAGGAGCAGGGCATGTCGATCCTGCTGGTCGAGCAGAACGCCAAGGTGGCGCTGGAGACGGCGCATTATGGCTATGTACTGGAGACCGGCCGGATCGTGATGAACGACAGCTGCGACCGCTTGATGCATTCGAAGGACATCCAGGAATTCTACCTTGGCGCCAAGGAAGCGGGCGCACGAGGCGAGCGGCGCTGGAAAAAGAAGAAGACTTGGCGTTAG
- a CDS encoding branched-chain amino acid ABC transporter permease: MRFLFKTDYEDDIRLFPHSGYYVSYGLLLAVLLIAPYVLSSYLMSQLVFVCIYATVGVALLILTGFTGQASLGHAAFLAIGAYTAAYLQTYNVPFPVYFLAAGLLSGCIGALVGFPALRLQGIYLVIATISFALIVEEILARWESVTHGNEGMRVKTLSLLGVAVPRDSPTFYFLCLAVLVLTIVGTLNLLRSPTGRAFVAIRDSETAARSMGVNVALYKVKSFAISAAITGFAGVLFAHKLSFISPEMFTLQLSIEFIIVILIGGTFSLHGAVLGAIFIVMIDPFLTYLKDDMPGIIAGIAATFGAGTQAAANVQSKVAAFASLNGLKGAIYGIIIVLFVLFEPLGLYGRWLKIKLFFQLFPLYKRATFKRQKIYVKSERNR, translated from the coding sequence ATGCGCTTCCTGTTCAAGACCGACTACGAGGACGACATCAGGCTGTTTCCGCATTCGGGCTATTACGTCTCATACGGTCTCCTGCTGGCCGTGCTGCTGATCGCGCCCTATGTGCTCTCCAGCTATCTGATGAGCCAGCTCGTCTTCGTCTGCATCTATGCGACCGTCGGCGTGGCGCTGCTGATCCTGACCGGTTTCACCGGGCAGGCCTCGCTCGGGCACGCGGCGTTCCTCGCGATCGGCGCCTACACGGCGGCGTACTTGCAGACGTACAACGTGCCGTTCCCGGTCTACTTCCTCGCCGCAGGCCTTCTGTCCGGTTGCATTGGCGCGTTGGTCGGCTTTCCCGCGCTGCGGCTCCAGGGCATCTACCTCGTCATCGCCACTATCTCCTTCGCCTTGATCGTCGAGGAGATCCTGGCGCGTTGGGAGAGCGTGACCCACGGCAACGAGGGCATGCGGGTGAAGACGCTGTCGCTGCTCGGCGTTGCGGTGCCGCGCGACAGCCCCACTTTCTATTTCCTCTGCCTCGCCGTGCTGGTGCTGACCATCGTCGGTACGCTCAATCTGCTGCGTTCGCCCACCGGGCGCGCCTTCGTCGCGATCCGCGACAGCGAGACCGCGGCGCGCAGCATGGGCGTCAATGTCGCGCTGTACAAGGTGAAGTCCTTTGCGATCTCCGCGGCGATCACCGGCTTCGCCGGCGTGTTGTTCGCGCACAAGCTCTCCTTCATCTCGCCGGAGATGTTCACGCTCCAGCTCTCGATCGAGTTCATCATCGTAATCCTGATCGGCGGCACCTTCAGCCTGCACGGCGCGGTGCTGGGGGCAATCTTCATCGTGATGATCGATCCGTTCCTGACCTACCTCAAGGACGACATGCCCGGCATCATCGCCGGCATTGCAGCGACCTTCGGAGCGGGCACGCAAGCCGCAGCCAATGTCCAGTCCAAGGTCGCGGCCTTTGCCTCGCTCAACGGCCTGAAAGGCGCGATCTACGGCATCATCATCGTATTGTTCGTGCTATTCGAGCCGCTCGGGCTTTACGGCCGCTGGCTCAAGATCAAACTCTTCTTCCAGCTGTTCCCGCTCTACAAGCGCGCCACCTTCAAGCGGCAGAAGATCTACGTGAAGTCGGAGCGCAACCGATGA